A single region of the Nicotiana sylvestris chromosome 6, ASM39365v2, whole genome shotgun sequence genome encodes:
- the LOC104211077 gene encoding uncharacterized protein isoform X3 has product MRLLLQAGQSLDKGGTRGGVQHKSGGRGKFSNIAGVARCELCKIDCGKISSLKQHESGKRHRRSLKKLEAENRTVSDIQNVQKPSGDLKPGTNMKPGGQHKSGGRGKFSNIAGVARCELCKIDYGNMTSLKQHESGKRHRKNLKKLEAENRTVSDIQNVQKPSGDLKPETNMKPDDLPKEEETKQNPPPLDTILSEIRLGTELKINDAQCDVVPTRGLKRKMLGGEGQAKKISKAKRRLFVIPLMCDLCNVKFDTRENLRSHLSGRKHKSKLKCFEGRLGLQALYPPNHITQTAYHWQGVQQIFKATQVSDPIAGASVLPQTHNATPSATGVTSDSQQNPNP; this is encoded by the coding sequence ATGAGGCTACTTCTGCAGGCTGGTCAATCATTGGATAAGGGTGGTACAAGGGGTGGTGTTCAGCACAAAAGTGGTGGTAGGGGTAAATTTAGCAATATTGCTGGAGTTGCTAGGTGTGAATTGTGCAAGATTGATTGTGGTAAGATTAGTAGCCTTAAGCAGCACGAGAGTGGTAAGCGGCACAGAAGGAGCTTGAAAAAATTGGAAGCAGAAAACAGAACCGTTAGTGATATCCAGAATGTACAGAAACCTTCTGGTGATTTAAAACCAGGAACAAACATGAAGCCTGGTGGTCAGCACAAAAGTGGTGGTAGGGGCAAATTTAGCAATATTGCTGGAGTTGCTAGGTGTGAATTGTGCAAGATTGATTATGGTAACATGACCAGCCTTAAGCAGCACGAGAGTGGTAAGCGGCACAGAAAGAACTTGAAAAAATTGGAAGCAGAAAACAGAACTGTTAGTGATATCCAGAATGTACAGAAACCTTCTGGTGATTTAAAACCAGAAACGAACATGAAGCCTGATGATTTGCCTAAGGAAGAAGAGACTAAGCAGAATCCGCCTCCTTTAGACACCATACTGTCCGAAATTAGATTAGGAactgaacttaaaatcaatgatgcACAATGCGATGTAGTTCCAACGCGTGGTTTGAAACGCAAGATGCTAGGTGGTGAAGGGCAGGCAAAGAAAATTTCCAAAGCAAAGAGGCGGCTGTTTGTGATTCCTTTGATGTGTGACCTGTGCAATGTGAAATTTGATACACGAGAGAATCTTAGAAGTCATCTTTCGGGTAGAAAGCACAAATCAAAGCTCAAGTGCTTTGAAGGACGACTTGGACTTCAAGCACTTTATCCCCCTAATCATATCACGCAAACCGCATACCATTGGCAGGGTGTTCAACAAATTTTTAAAGCTACACAAGTTTCAGATCCCATTGCGGGTGCTTCTGTTCTTCCTCAGACTCACAATGCCACACCTTCTGCAACAGGTGTAACTTCTGATTCTCAGCAAAATCCCAACCCTTGA
- the LOC104211077 gene encoding uncharacterized protein isoform X1: protein MDYSSHQNQYPYHFSQPYNPSHLQAYDRQFNHSNYQYQQDPHQHKQQPPQQYQQPQQQYSSYYAPNYSNTYPQQHPQTHQQWRYQAPPIHLPRVSSQPSLASHGQVHTQLPYHQNLPQRTDGVGLGLNPTTVLAVAALAQLTQHTGLHGQSWYPHAEGSGPVIGGPGPGLGAGARPSLGPGPSRLLSHAGQSLDKGGTRGGVQHKSGGRGKFSNIAGVARCELCKIDCGKISSLKQHESGKRHRRSLKKLEAENRTVSDIQNVQKPSGDLKPGTNMKPGGQHKSGGRGKFSNIAGVARCELCKIDYGNMTSLKQHESGKRHRKNLKKLEAENRTVSDIQNVQKPSGDLKPETNMKPDDLPKEEETKQNPPPLDTILSEIRLGTELKINDAQCDVVPTRGLKRKMLGGEGQAKKISKAKRRLFVIPLMCDLCNVKFDTRENLRSHLSGRKHKSKLKCFEGRLGLQALYPPNHITQTAYHWQGVQQIFKATQVSDPIAGASVLPQTHNATPSATGVTSDSQQNPNP, encoded by the exons ATGGATTATTCATCTCACCAAAACCAATATCCTTACCATTTTTCACAACCCTATAACCCATCTCATCTTCAAGCTTATGATCGTCAATTCAATCACTCCAATTATCAATACCAACAAGATCctcatcaacataaacaacaacCACCACAGCAGTATCAACAACCCCAACAACAATACTCATCGTATTATGCTCCTAATTATTCAAATACATACCCACAACAACACCCACAAACCCATCAACAATGGCGTTATCAAGCACCGCCGATTCATCTACCGCGAGTTTCAAGTCAACCCTCTTTGGCATCACATGGGCAAGTACATACTCAGTTACCGTATCATCAGAATTTGCCCCAAAGGACAGATGGGGTCGGGCTAGGGCTGAACCCGACGACAGTTCTGGCTGTGGCGGCGTTGGCACAGCTCACCCAGCATACGGGCTTGCACGGGCAAAGTTGGTATCCCCACGCCGAAGGGTCAGGACCCGTGATTGGCGGGCCGGGTCCGGGTTTGGGAGCCGGTGCACGTCCTAGTCTCGGCCCGGGCCCATCTCGATTGCTTTCGCAT GCTGGTCAATCATTGGATAAGGGTGGTACAAGGGGTGGTGTTCAGCACAAAAGTGGTGGTAGGGGTAAATTTAGCAATATTGCTGGAGTTGCTAGGTGTGAATTGTGCAAGATTGATTGTGGTAAGATTAGTAGCCTTAAGCAGCACGAGAGTGGTAAGCGGCACAGAAGGAGCTTGAAAAAATTGGAAGCAGAAAACAGAACCGTTAGTGATATCCAGAATGTACAGAAACCTTCTGGTGATTTAAAACCAGGAACAAACATGAAGCCTGGTGGTCAGCACAAAAGTGGTGGTAGGGGCAAATTTAGCAATATTGCTGGAGTTGCTAGGTGTGAATTGTGCAAGATTGATTATGGTAACATGACCAGCCTTAAGCAGCACGAGAGTGGTAAGCGGCACAGAAAGAACTTGAAAAAATTGGAAGCAGAAAACAGAACTGTTAGTGATATCCAGAATGTACAGAAACCTTCTGGTGATTTAAAACCAGAAACGAACATGAAGCCTGATGATTTGCCTAAGGAAGAAGAGACTAAGCAGAATCCGCCTCCTTTAGACACCATACTGTCCGAAATTAGATTAGGAactgaacttaaaatcaatgatgcACAATGCGATGTAGTTCCAACGCGTGGTTTGAAACGCAAGATGCTAGGTGGTGAAGGGCAGGCAAAGAAAATTTCCAAAGCAAAGAGGCGGCTGTTTGTGATTCCTTTGATGTGTGACCTGTGCAATGTGAAATTTGATACACGAGAGAATCTTAGAAGTCATCTTTCGGGTAGAAAGCACAAATCAAAGCTCAAGTGCTTTGAAGGACGACTTGGACTTCAAGCACTTTATCCCCCTAATCATATCACGCAAACCGCATACCATTGGCAGGGTGTTCAACAAATTTTTAAAGCTACACAAGTTTCAGATCCCATTGCGGGTGCTTCTGTTCTTCCTCAGACTCACAATGCCACACCTTCTGCAACAGGTGTAACTTCTGATTCTCAGCAAAATCCCAACCCTTGA
- the LOC104211077 gene encoding uncharacterized protein isoform X2, translating into MDYSSHQNQYPYHFSQPYNPSHLQAYDRQFNHSNYQYQQDPHQHKQQPPQQYQQPQQQYSSYYAPNYSNTYPQQHPQTHQQWRYQAPPIHLPRVSSQPSLASHGQVHTQLPYHQNLPQRTDGVGLGLNPTTVLAVAALAQLTQHTGLHGQSWYPHAEGSGPVIGGPGPGLGAGARPSLGPGPSRLLSHAGQSLDKGGTRGGVQHKSGGRGKFSNIAGVARCELCKIDCGKISSLKQHESGKRHRRSLKKLEAENRTVSDIQNVQKPSGDLKPGTNMKPGGQHKSGGRGKFSNIAGVARCELCKIDYGNMTSLKQHESGKRHRKNLKKLEAENRTVSDIQNVQKPSGDLKPETNMKPDDLPKEEETKQNPPPLDTILSEIRLGTELKINDAQCDVVPTRGLKRKMLGGEGQAKKISKAKRRLFVIPLMCDLCNVKFDTRENLRSHLSGRKHKSKLKCFEGRLGLQALYPPNHITQTAYHWQGVQQIFKATQVSDPIAGASVLPQTHNATPSATGVSII; encoded by the exons ATGGATTATTCATCTCACCAAAACCAATATCCTTACCATTTTTCACAACCCTATAACCCATCTCATCTTCAAGCTTATGATCGTCAATTCAATCACTCCAATTATCAATACCAACAAGATCctcatcaacataaacaacaacCACCACAGCAGTATCAACAACCCCAACAACAATACTCATCGTATTATGCTCCTAATTATTCAAATACATACCCACAACAACACCCACAAACCCATCAACAATGGCGTTATCAAGCACCGCCGATTCATCTACCGCGAGTTTCAAGTCAACCCTCTTTGGCATCACATGGGCAAGTACATACTCAGTTACCGTATCATCAGAATTTGCCCCAAAGGACAGATGGGGTCGGGCTAGGGCTGAACCCGACGACAGTTCTGGCTGTGGCGGCGTTGGCACAGCTCACCCAGCATACGGGCTTGCACGGGCAAAGTTGGTATCCCCACGCCGAAGGGTCAGGACCCGTGATTGGCGGGCCGGGTCCGGGTTTGGGAGCCGGTGCACGTCCTAGTCTCGGCCCGGGCCCATCTCGATTGCTTTCGCAT GCTGGTCAATCATTGGATAAGGGTGGTACAAGGGGTGGTGTTCAGCACAAAAGTGGTGGTAGGGGTAAATTTAGCAATATTGCTGGAGTTGCTAGGTGTGAATTGTGCAAGATTGATTGTGGTAAGATTAGTAGCCTTAAGCAGCACGAGAGTGGTAAGCGGCACAGAAGGAGCTTGAAAAAATTGGAAGCAGAAAACAGAACCGTTAGTGATATCCAGAATGTACAGAAACCTTCTGGTGATTTAAAACCAGGAACAAACATGAAGCCTGGTGGTCAGCACAAAAGTGGTGGTAGGGGCAAATTTAGCAATATTGCTGGAGTTGCTAGGTGTGAATTGTGCAAGATTGATTATGGTAACATGACCAGCCTTAAGCAGCACGAGAGTGGTAAGCGGCACAGAAAGAACTTGAAAAAATTGGAAGCAGAAAACAGAACTGTTAGTGATATCCAGAATGTACAGAAACCTTCTGGTGATTTAAAACCAGAAACGAACATGAAGCCTGATGATTTGCCTAAGGAAGAAGAGACTAAGCAGAATCCGCCTCCTTTAGACACCATACTGTCCGAAATTAGATTAGGAactgaacttaaaatcaatgatgcACAATGCGATGTAGTTCCAACGCGTGGTTTGAAACGCAAGATGCTAGGTGGTGAAGGGCAGGCAAAGAAAATTTCCAAAGCAAAGAGGCGGCTGTTTGTGATTCCTTTGATGTGTGACCTGTGCAATGTGAAATTTGATACACGAGAGAATCTTAGAAGTCATCTTTCGGGTAGAAAGCACAAATCAAAGCTCAAGTGCTTTGAAGGACGACTTGGACTTCAAGCACTTTATCCCCCTAATCATATCACGCAAACCGCATACCATTGGCAGGGTGTTCAACAAATTTTTAAAGCTACACAAGTTTCAGATCCCATTGCGGGTGCTTCTGTTCTTCCTCAGACTCACAATGCCACACCTTCTGCAACAG GAGTCAGCATCATTTGA